Proteins from a genomic interval of Plasmodium reichenowi strain SY57 chromosome 13, whole genome shotgun sequence:
- a CDS encoding calpain, giving the protein MGCINSKVKEERKIKKRKKEKCNLIENVEGNNVSNKNVSSYVMKEKKDNEKDDENNNVDCNNNDNNNDNNNDINNDNNMNCKNHYIYNDNNLIKNNIDNSKERFYYKKNIFKNISNKCSDKELLISSEKENITYVIESSTNNKSVKNNKNNNDNKNLFLFKDNNENKSNKSYYYNEVYTNIESNKYDICKSRSMDLENVKIKNCNLIEDKKYKIKNYEKKKKKKKDKLLKNSFSNIIHTISNTLINRKSYINNKFKKQKKVQSVHDVFTSYSNNKDDNFIDYHFKHYEDENDFYMLYLKNKYKNKKDQQKLFSNMKKNKDLLMYYHDFKNIILKRNSFLYIYEYYKYNCDVFNLLSLMPSHISENKAASKILFESSFIGKYIILPWIDNDPDIKNNLYLKYVQNYLDMKEDIKEMNHSHYHKYPNQQLSYCTLFNNIINDNYHHDYNNNKMKCAHRYKTQSNFSYTYLLCSHHYEDPKKTGIVLNKMNKKNLFLRKKRKEKKNKYVTTNKTNLSLHQVFKNNLRKNLIYNNIKDNHESKIKNKHINYEPKESLINSRNFYKIDTTLNDMLNQRHKIKSINQIEDIGTNEYTNKISNNMYNIYDKKEKNINVKSYDNTHGINTFIIPNDNIKKNDVHYINENYNEKCDHNIYDYYITSSIDTFKSRPSSSSNLNENNDKNTENLNLNLIYQKKKEKKKKKKKRNNNNNNNNNNHNNNNNNHNNHNNNNNNNISINNILKPSFIFEANYVEEGNHRDTQHNNLQYGNVEKNNKIYDVHTYRNYKMEKEEKHYSHYVQNEKQGMGKRKERKSYLKCNTSKYDKIKNSNYIKDVYNNNGSVQKIQKFKQKNKESDKENDKESDKESDKESDKENDKENDKENDKWNGKWNDKSNDKWNGKWNDKSNDKSNDKSNDKSNDKSNDKSNDKANESKNIKLEWEKCLLDTCDHKYIVNEDCIKKNYMCCKKCDKKRCIFHYVNGFKLYGWLNYKWTDPDGFLELSIRQKRKFDSWKRLSELYENPIVMSPYLYNNCIRQGFVADCSFLSSLTVLIEYEKKHKIPVISSIITPCSWNYLCINKTWPIFNPCGMYICRLHCNGIQRKIIIDDYVPVKNNNSLLVAYSNNQKELWVTLLEKAFVKLMGGSYSMFGSNPGSDLYYLTGWIPVTISLKSKISSSPPSFDKHSTHSLIRDDRIDELVYESSEVMINKKHGYGKSVEFVHDTKYNHNNDHNNDHNNNNNKDHVQYMCDDNICFNNYNCNYDFCYKDDYEVKNNLQKQFLKEELATMDFAKYMNGSVDNYSDLIKRGGHKTLGINYKEGKYEEYEQYDSYEEYDEKWDSVWNNIYDGIKKGKCVVCLGTLELKDAAPSGLDYPEGVSISTGIVTRHAYSILNIENYNGDKLLYIKNPWGCIRWKGRYSHNDNETWTKELQKKLNYSLEKAISKDDGCFWIPWKDVIRYFSHIYICWNSVIFPYQFEIHTKWENNSLLNSSILLDDTHLVAYNPQFALHLNVRKQDLSEDGLYYIGKKPIEVWILLSRHVRERKTDVSQKYLALHVHAGNDRIICPLFPIKQGIYSNGECTFIKLIIGGKDDLMNINMMCDSKKEKNKNNTQNVENCKNVENIIKNTVNMNNMYNVDNLINNVQKENGTHNKEQYNNIVTSKDRINVNNEKQNFENDPDVLRNIDYVLIVSQYSQKEEFNFTIKVFSHTHLSLYEIPPLLPDNYSSLYFKGMWTNKSAGGCSNNLWSYFRNPHIRLYVPECTRLYIFLECSQEHSVNLRIFKGNTSSPRSLKKGDIISSGPYKAGCCYIECTLESGIYCLLPSLYRANVTGNYQICIHYPNNKEKPILYFIPYSYIVPPFSFFKYELVHLYSLKNYSVILFHTTCMTLLSLRITFFQNMDIKGIPFVNIYKRINDSKRITDDCENGNILKNNSFISCITYNNSIYKLIQKCNIHGNTGNDVLPLSTCAYDYYIKFNSVLIPLVELEKVDSSYLLLITTNIKDDILYNHEAHFISDKQIFVDKFYPPQ; this is encoded by the coding sequence ATGGGGTGTATAAATAGCAAAGTAAAAGaggaaagaaaaataaaaaaaagaaaaaaggaaaaatgTAATTTAATAGAAAATGTTGAAGGGAATAATGTGAGTAATAAGAATGTATCAAGTTATGTgatgaaagaaaaaaaagataatgaaaaggatgatgaaaataataatgttgactgtaataataatgataataataatgataataataatgatattaataatgataataatatgaattgtaagaatcattatatttataacgATAATAATTTGATTAAGAACAATATTGACAATTCCAAAGAAAGGttttattacaaaaaaaatatattcaagAATATTTCAAATAAGTGTAGTGATAAAGAATTGCTTATAAGTAGTGAGAAAGAGAATATTACTTATGTAATAGAAAGTTCAACAAATAATAAGAgtgtaaaaaataataagaataataatgataataaaaatttatttttatttaaggataataatgaaaataagTCCAATAAATcgtattattataatgaagtgtatacaaatatagaatcaaataaatatgatatttGTAAAAGTAGAAGTATGGATTTAGAAAATgtaaagataaaaaattgtaatttaatagaagataaaaaatataaaattaaaaattatgagaaaaaaaaaaaaaaaaaaaaggataaattacttaaaaattcatttagtaatattatacatacCATTAGTAACACACTAATAAATAgaaaatcatatataaacaataaatttaaaaaacaaaaaaaagtacAAAGTGTTCATGATGTATTTACATCttatagtaataataaggaTGATAATTTTATTGATTATCATTTTAAACATTATGAAGATGAGAATGATTTctatatgttatatttaaaaaataaatataaaaataaaaaggatcaacaaaaattatttagtaatatgaaaaaaaataaagatctattaatgtattatcatgattttaaaaatattatattaaaacgAAATTcattcttatatatatatgaatattataaatataattgtGATGTTTTTAATTTACTTTCTTTAATGCCTAGTCATATATCTGAAAATAAAGCAGcttcaaaaatattatttgagAGCTCTTTTATTgggaaatatattatattaccTTGGATAGATAATGATCcagatattaaaaataatttatatctGAAATATGTACAGAATTATTTAGATATGAAAGAAGATATTAAAGAAATGAATCATAGTCATTATCACAAGTATCCAAATCAACAATTATCATATTGTACcctttttaataatattattaatgataattatcaccatgattataataataataaaatgaaatgtGCACATAGATATAAAACACAATCGAACTTCTCTTATACATATCTTTTATGTAGTCATCATTATGAAGATCCAAAAAAAACAGGTATTGTACTCAATAAgatgaataaaaaaaatctctttctaagaaaaaaaagaaaagaaaagaaaaataaatatgttacTACTAATAAAACTAATCTTAGTCTTCACCaagtttttaaaaataacCTTCGCAAAAATCTCAtctataataatataaaagataatcATGAAAGCaaaatcaaaaataaaCACATAAATTATGAACCAAAGGAATCTTTAATCAATTCTcgaaatttttataaaatagaTACGACATTAAATGATATGTTGAATCAACGccataaaataaaatcaaTAAATCAAATAGAAGACATAGGTACAAAtgaatatacaaataaaatatctaataatatgtataatatatatgataaaaaagaaaaaaatataaatgtaaaaagTTATGATAACACACATGGtattaatacatttataattCCAAAcgataatataaagaaaaatgatgtacattatataaatgaaaattataatgagAAATGTGaccataatatatatgattattatattacatcATCCATAGATACATTTAAATCCAGGCCCTCTTCATCCTCGAACcttaatgaaaataatgataagaATACTGAAAATTTGAATTTGAATctaatatatcaaaaaaaaaaagaaaaaaaaaaaaaaaaaaagaaaagaaataataataataataataataataataatcataataataataataataatcataataatcataataataataataataataatattagtattaataatattcttaaACCTTCATTCATTTTTGAAGCAAATTATGTCGAGGAAGGTAACCATCGCGATACACAACATAATAACCTTCAGTATGGTAAcgtagaaaaaaataataaaatttatgaTGTTCATACATatagaaattataaaatggAGAAAGAAGAAAAACATTATTCCCATTATgtacaaaatgaaaaacaaGGAATGGGTAAAAGGAAAGAACGTAAAAGTTACCTAAAATGTAATACAAGcaaatatgataaaattaaaaatagtaattatattaaggatgtgtataataataatggaAGTGTTCAAAAGATACAAAAATTTAAACAAAAGAATAAAGAGAGTGATAAAGAGAATGATAAAGAGAGTGATAAAGAGAGTGATAAAGAGAGTGATAAAGAGAATGATAAAGAGAATGATAAAGAGAATGATAAATGGAATGGCAAATGGAATGATAAGTCGAATGATAAATGGAATGGCAAATGGAATGATAAATCGAATGATAAGTCGAATGATAAGTCGAATGATAAGTCGAATGATAAATCGAATGATAAGTCGAATGATAAAGCAAACGAATCGAAGAATATCAAATTAGAATGGGAGAAATGCTTATTAGATACTTGTgatcataaatatatagtaaATGAGGattgtattaaaaaaaattacatgTGTTGTAAAAAATGTGATAAGAAGAGATGTATATTTCATTACGTAAATGgttttaaattatatggatggttaaattataaatggACAGATCCAGATGGGTTCTTAGAATTAAGTATTAgacaaaaaagaaaatttgATTCTTGGAAAAGATTATCAGAATTATATGAGAATCCAATTGTTATGTCtccttatttatataataattgtatAAGACAAGGTTTTGTTGCGGATTGTTCTTTTCTGTCTTCATTAACCGTATTAATAGAATATGAGAAAAAACATAAGATACCGGTTATTTCTAGTATTATAACACCTTGTAGTTGgaattatttatgtataaataaaacgTGGCCTATTTTTAATCCTTGTggtatgtatatatgtagaCTTCATTGTAATGGTATACAAAgaaagataataatagatGATTATGTACCGGTTAAGAACAATAATTCTTTGCTTGTGGCTTATTCAAATAATCAAAAAGAATTATGGGTTACTTTGTTAGAAAAAGCTTTTGTTAAATTGATGGGAGGATCATATTCTATGTTTGGTTCTAATCCTGGTTCTGATTTGTATTATTTGACAGGTTGGATACCAGTAACAATATCTTTGAAATCTAAGATTAGTAGTTCTCCCCCTTCTTTTGACAAACATAGCACGCATTCTTTAATAAGGGATGATCGTATAGATGAATTGGTATATGAAAGTAGCGAGGTAATGATAAATAAGAAACATGGATATGGTAAGAGTGTTGAATTTGTACACGATACAAAGTATAACCATAATAATgatcataataatgatcataataataataataataaggatCATGTTCAATATATGtgtgatgataatatatgttttaataattataattgtAATTATGATTTTTGCTATAAAGACGATTATgaagtaaaaaataatctGCAGAAACAATTCCTAAAGGAAGAATTAGCCACTATGGATTTTGCTAAATATATGAACGGATCAGTGGACAATTATAGTGATTTGATTAAAAGAGGAGGCCATAAAACGTTGGgtataaattataaagaaggaaaatatgaggaatatgaacaatatgaTTCTTATGAAGAGTATGACGAGAAATGGGATAGTGTTTggaataatatttatgatggcataaaaaaaggaaaatgTGTTGTGTGTTTAGGTACATTAGAATTAAAGGATGCTGCGCCGTCTGGTTTAGATTATCCAGAAGGTGTTTCTATATCAACAGGTATTGTAACAAGACATGCTTATtcaatattaaatatagaaaattataatggagataaattattatatataaaaaaccCTTGGGGTTGTATTAGATGGAAAGGAAGATATTCtcataatgataatgaaaCATGGACTAAAgaattacaaaaaaaattaaattattcatTAGAAAAGGCTATAAGTAAAGATGATGGTTGTTTTTGGATTCCTTGGAAAGATGTAATAAGATATttttcacatatatatatatgttggAATAGTGTTATTTTTCCATACCAATTTGAGATACATACAAAATGGGAAAACAATAGTTTATTAAATTCTTCCATATTATTAGATGATACACATTTAGTTGCGTACAATCCTCAATTTGCTTTACATTTAAATGTAAGAAAACAAGATTTATCAGAAGATGGCTTATATTATATAGGTAAGAAACCAATAGAAGTCTGGATACTTTTATCAAGACATGTAAGAGAACGTAAAACCGATGTGTCTCAAAAATATTTAGCTTTACATGTGCATGCAGGTAATGATAGAATCATCTGTCCCTTATTTCCAATAAAGCAAGGGATATATTCCAATGGAGAGTGTACATTTATAAAGTTGATAATAGGTGGTAAGGATGACCTGAtgaatattaatatgatGTGTGATTcaaagaaagaaaaaaataaaaataatacgCAAAATGTGGAAAATTGTAAAAATGTGgagaatataataaagaacacggttaatatgaataatatgtataatgtggataatttgataaataatgtacaaaaagaaaatggCACACATAATAAAGAACAATACAATAATATAGTCACTAGTAAGGACCGAATAAATgttaataatgaaaaacaaaattttgAAAATGATCCAGATGTATTGAGAAATATAGATTATGTATTAATTGTATCCCAGTATTCACAAAAAGAAGAATTTAATTTTACTATTAAAGTATTTAGTCATACGcatttatcattatatgaAATACCTCCATTATTACCTGATAATTattcatcattatattttaaaggGATGTGGACGAATAAAAGTGCAGGTGGTTGTTCTAATAATTTGTGGTCTTATTTTAGAAATCCTCATATACGTTTATATGTTCCAGAATGTACtagattatatatattcttagAATGTTCTCAAGAACATTCAGTTAATTTAAGAATATTTAAGGGTAACACATCATCACCTAGATCTTTAAAGAAAGGAGATATAATATCTAGTGGTCCATATAAAGCTGGTTGTTGTTATATAGAATGTACATTAGAAAGTGGAATATATTGTCTGTTGCCTTCTTTATATAGAGCTAATGTTACAGGTAATTATcaaatatgtatacattatccaaataataaagagaaaccgattttgtattttattcCTTATTCTTATATTGTACCAccattttcatttttcaaATATGAATTGGtacatttatattctttaaaaaattattccgttattttatttcatacAACATGTATGActttattatctttaagaataacattttttcaaaatatgGATATTAAAGGCATACCatttgttaatatatataaacgAATTAACGACTCAAAAAGGATAACGGACGATTGTGAAAATGgaaacattttaaaaaataattcatttatatcatgtattacttataataattcaatatataaattaattcaaaaatgtaatattcATGGAAATACAGGTAATGACGTTCTTCCTCTTTCTACATGTGcatatgattattatataaaatttaattcCGTATTAATACCCTTAGTAGAACTAGAAAAAGTAGATTCTTCTTATCTATTACTTATAActacaaatataaaagatgatATTCTGTATAACCACGAGGCTCATTTTATATCGGACAAACAAATTTTTGTGGATAAATTTTATCCACCCCAATAA